One window from the genome of Macrobrachium rosenbergii isolate ZJJX-2024 chromosome 2, ASM4041242v1, whole genome shotgun sequence encodes:
- the LOC136843472 gene encoding uncharacterized protein, translated as MTRPFQLFTDASLDHVGAVLMQESDGLLKPVGYLSKKLKPVEQRYSTTDREALAIVLACRRFHHFLWGTMFTIHTDHQPLLSVFKRKTKSPRMNIWIIEMQDYRFKVVYRPGKHKEVADQLSRPVRVIFHNNQDNYLGLRCVILDNGAEFTSQQFRDLCQKHNINTGFITPYHPKGNSISERMHRTMKTLLNVTCQGHTYQWPTYLGETQPVLNCAVHATTGEQPHYVFFSRRPAIQIITTSPSIDDEVSDPDITKVHEIIQKTHLQRSKTFVSIANRKRVNTNVEKNSLVWVRNETQIPGTSQKLNVKWLGPYRVIEVVQDGSTYVLKNLFDDTIVE; from the exons ATGACAAGACCTTTTCAGTTATTCACAGATGCTAGTCTGGATCATGTAGGTGCAGTACTGATGCAGGAGAGTGATGGCCTTTTGAAACCTGTTGGATACCTTTCAAAGAAATTGAAGCCTGTAGAACAGAGATATTCTACTACTGATAGGGAAGCCTTGGCTATTGTGTTAGCCTGTAGGCggtttcatcattttctttgggGTACCATGTTTACAATCCACACAGACCATCAACCTCTTCTGTCAGTattcaaaagaaagacaaagtcaCCTAGGATGAATATATGGATTATTGAAATGCAGGACTATCGCTTCAAAGTTGTGTATAGGCCAGGAAAGCACAAAGAGGTAGCTGATCAGTTAAGTAGGCCAGTTAGGGTAATCTTTCACAATAATCAAGACAATTATCTTGGGTTGA GGTGTGTAATTCTTGACAATGGTGCTGAATTCACATCACAACAGTTTAGAGATCTTTGCCAAAAGCACAACATAAACACTGGTTTCATCACACCATACCATCCTAAAGGTAACAGCATATCAGAAAGAATGCATAGGACTATGAAGACTCTGTTGAATGTCACGTGTCAGGGTCATACTTATCAGTGGCCAACCTATTTAGGCGAGACCCAACCGGTCCTTAATTGCGCTGTCCACGCAACAACAGGTGAACAGCCACATTATGTCTTCTTTAGCAGGAGACCTGCTATACAAATAATAACTACATCGCCATCAATTGATGATGAAGTGAGTGATCCTGATATCACCAAAGTTCATGAGATAATCCAAAAGACCCACTTACAGAGGTCAAAAACATTTGTAAGTATAGCTAACCGAAAGCGAGTGAATACGAATGTTGAAAAGAATTCACTAGTCTGGGTCAGAAATGAGACTCAAATACCTGGTACTAGTCAAAAGTTAAATGTTAAGTGGCTCGGACCCTATAGAGTGATAGAAGTTGTGCAAGATGGATCCACTTATGtgttgaaaaatttgtttgacGATACAATTGTAGAATGA
- the LOC136849028 gene encoding E3 SUMO-protein ligase KIAA1586-like translates to MGREICVVKRASEGSEDAYCKLCKTTIAPKRLLDLLIMKKTKGHMSRVNASAMSQTLPVKVFNKKDDEKKRVEIELAVSFACHCTIASVDHVGEVIKRNGKGSILENIQIHRTKCSKIISKVVSPALFQEFKDDVQGKKFCVLIDESTDVATDKHLCIVIRYYSESKSTIVTEFGGLAPVVGATGHELFVTLNNTLENMGLEWSNCVGFGSDGASAMIGEHNSVWSRVREKSPNCQLNKCVCHSLALCVEKAFDKLPSNLGYLLHV, encoded by the coding sequence atggGAAGAGAAATTTGTGTGGTTAAAAGAGCAAGTGAAGGTAGTGAAGATGCTTATTGTAAGCTATGTAAGACTACTATTGCTCCAAAAAGGCTTCTCGACTTGCTGATCATGAAAAAAACCAAAGGGCACATGAGCAGGGTGAATGCTTCAGCAATGTCCCAGACATTGCCAGTGAAAGTCTTTAATAAAAAAGACGATGAAAAAAAGCGTGTTGAAATAGAACTTGCAGTTTCCTTTGCTTGCCATTGCACAATAGCTAGTGTGGATCATGTGGgggaagtaataaaaagaaatggtaaagGTAGTATATTAGAAAACATTCAGATTCATCGTACTAAATGcagcaaaataatttcaaaagtcGTTTCTCCAGCACTATTCCAAGAATTTAAAGATGATGTACAGGGGAAGAAATTTTGCGTACTTATTGATGAAAGCACAGATGTAGCTACTGATAAACATTTGTGTATTGTAATTAGGTATTACAGTGAATCAAAGTCTACTATTGTGACCGAGTTCGGAGGCCTCGCACCCGTTGTTGGAGCAACTGGTCATGAATTATTTGTGACTTTGAACAATACCCTGGAAAATATGGGGCTTGAATGGTCTAACTGTGTTGGGTTTGGGAGTGATGGGGCTTCAGCAATGATAGGTGAACACAATTCTGTTTGGTCTAGGGTAAGAGAGAAATCACCTAACTGTCAACTCAACAAGTGTGTCTGTCACTCCCTCGCACTTTGCGTggaaaaggcatttgacaaattaccctctaacttaGGATATTTGTTACATGTTTAG